A stretch of Triticum aestivum cultivar Chinese Spring chromosome 1D, IWGSC CS RefSeq v2.1, whole genome shotgun sequence DNA encodes these proteins:
- the LOC123183223 gene encoding fatty acid amide hydrolase isoform X2 produces the protein MGVFGSSAKVYRPAPEVDLGPGSGELYISPNVKAPRVAGLLVKIFVWVLEMPVVGWVLLYILKKDNLINKLVSEAEIPEPPLFTSTHRWEDTPEQNVCLTKPGLSPAERVREAVDCLPTRLESPLAADVPPSSSLKRWTIMDFSRAYSSGETTPVQVAKRFLAAVKECSGPTMNMAFFISCDPEDVLKQAEESTLRYQTGTPLSVMDGVLVAVKDEIDCLPYPTTGGTRWLGKARPCEADAACVAQLRACGAVLAGKTNMHELGAGTSGINPHHGSARNPYNVGKVAGGSSSGSAAVVCAGLCPVALGVDGGGSVRMPAALCGVVGFKPTAGRLSNAGVLPLNWTVGMAGILAGTVEDAVVAYSAIVDQSQPSYLRPELNLPMLTSTPSISNVRLAKYGKWFNDSSEDIRTCCDKALQTLRAQYGWETLDVTVPEIEEMRLAHYVTIGSECTASLAKYLDKLKRSEIGWDVRVALGVYGSFSSRAYLNSQRLRNRQMFFHKEIFKTADVIVSPMTGVTAYTLQDDALSSGELDYINGAALIRYSIAGNFLGLPAITVMVGQDKGGLPIGLQFIGRPWSEATLLHIAFAMQEACSKNHRKPVVFYDLLKKD, from the exons ATGGGCGTCTTCGGCTCCTCGGCCAAGGTGTACCGGCCGGCGCCGGAGGTCGACCTCGGCCCCGGCAGCGGCGAGCTCTACATCAGCCCCAATGTCAAAG CTCCTCGGGTCGCCGGCCTTCTGGTGAAGATCTTCGTGTGGGTCCTGGAGATGCCGGTGGTGGGCTGGGTCCTGCTCTACATCCTCAAGAAGGACAATCTCATCAACAAG CTTGTCTCCGAAGCCGAGATCCCTGAGCCGCCACTGTTCACCTCGACCCACCGCTGGGAAG ACACCCCGGAGCAGAACGTCTGCCTGACCAAGCCCGGCCTGTCGCCCGCGGAGCGCGTCCGGGAGGCCGTTGACTGCCTCCCCACGCGCCTCGAGTCGCCGCTCGCCGCCGACGTCCCGCCGTCGTCCAGCCTGAAACGCTGGACGATCATGGACTTCTCCAGGGCTTACAGCTCGGGAGAGACCACGCCTGTCCAG GTGGCCAAGAGGTTCCTGGCCGCAGTGAAGGAGTGCTCAGGCCCTACCATGAACATGGCCTTCTTCATCAGCTGTGATCCCGAGGACGTCTTGAAGCAGGCCGAAGAATCCACCCTCAGATACCAGACAG GGACACCGCTGTCAGTGATGGACGGCGTGCTGGTGGCGGTGAAAGACGAGATCGACTGCTTGCCCTACCCCACGACAG GCGGGACGCGGTGGCTGGGGAAGGCGCGGCCGTGCGAGGCGGACGCGGCGTGCGTGGCGCAGCTGCGCGCGTGCGGCGCCGTCCTCGCCGGCAAGACCAACATGCACGAGCTCGGCGCCGGCACCAGCGGCATCAACCCACACCACGG ATCGGCGAGGAACCCGTACAACGTCGGCAAGGTGGCCGGGGGCTCCTCCAGCGGCTCCGCCGCCGTGGTCTGCGCTGGCCTCTGCCCCGTCGCGCTCGGCGTCGACGGAGGAGGCTCTGTCCGGATGCCGGCAGCTCTGTGCGGCGTGGTCGGCTTCAAGCCCACCGCCGGACGCCTCTCCAACGCCGG AGTTCTTCCACTGAATTGGACGGTTGGGATGGCGGGGATCTTGGCAGGGACAGTGGAGGACGCCGTCGTAGC TTACTCGGCCATTGTTGATCAGTCCCAACCATCTTACTTGAGG CCTGAGCTGAATCTTCCTATGCTGACGTCGACACCCTCGATTAGCAACGTCAGGCTAGCAAAATATGGAAAG TGGTTTAACGACAGTTCCGAGGACATCAGAACCTGCTGTGACAAAGCTCTTCAGACACTGCGCGCACAATACGGCTGGGAG ACTCTGGATGTGACGGTCCCTGAGATCGAGGAAATGCGGCTCGCACACTACGTGACGATCGGATCAGAATGCACTGCTTCACTTGCAAAGTATCTCGACAAACT GAAGAGGTCTGAGATCGGGTGGGACGTGAGAGTCGCGCTGGGTGTCTACGGGTCATTCAGCAGCAGAGCTTACCTGAACTCACAACGACTCCG GAATCGTCAGATGTTCTTTCACAAAGAGATCTTCAAGACAGCAGATGTCATCGTCTCACCGATGACCGG TGTGACTGCCTACACACTACAAGATGACGCGCTAAGCAGTGGTGAACTCGACTACATAAACGGAG CCGCGTTGATTCGGTACTCGATAGCAGGGAACTTCCTTGGTTTGCCGGCGATAACAGTCATG GTTGGGCAAGATAAGGGCGGGCTGCCCATAGGTCTTCAGTTCATCGGCAGGCCGTGGTCCGAGGCGACTCTGCTCCACATTGCATTTGCAATGCAG GAAGCCTGCAGCAAGAACCACAGGAAACCTGTGGTGTTCTATGATCTCCTCAAAAAAGACTGA
- the LOC123183223 gene encoding fatty acid amide hydrolase isoform X1 has protein sequence MGVFGSSAKVYRPAPEVDLGPGSGELYISPNVKAPRVAGLLVKIFVWVLEMPVVGWVLLYILKKDNLINKLVSEAEIPEPPLFTSTHRWEDTPEQNVCLTKPGLSPAERVREAVDCLPTRLESPLAADVPPSSSLKRWTIMDFSRAYSSGETTPVQVAKRFLAAVKECSGPTMNMAFFISCDPEDVLKQAEESTLRYQTGTPLSVMDGVLVAVKDEIDCLPYPTTGGTRWLGKARPCEADAACVAQLRACGAVLAGKTNMHELGAGTSGINPHHGSARNPYNVGKVAGGSSSGSAAVVCAGLCPVALGVDGGGSVRMPAALCGVVGFKPTAGRLSNAGVLPLNWTVGMAGILAGTVEDAVVASVTTLSLSLYSAIVDQSQPSYLRPELNLPMLTSTPSISNVRLAKYGKWFNDSSEDIRTCCDKALQTLRAQYGWETLDVTVPEIEEMRLAHYVTIGSECTASLAKYLDKLKRSEIGWDVRVALGVYGSFSSRAYLNSQRLRNRQMFFHKEIFKTADVIVSPMTGVTAYTLQDDALSSGELDYINGAALIRYSIAGNFLGLPAITVMVGQDKGGLPIGLQFIGRPWSEATLLHIAFAMQEACSKNHRKPVVFYDLLKKD, from the exons ATGGGCGTCTTCGGCTCCTCGGCCAAGGTGTACCGGCCGGCGCCGGAGGTCGACCTCGGCCCCGGCAGCGGCGAGCTCTACATCAGCCCCAATGTCAAAG CTCCTCGGGTCGCCGGCCTTCTGGTGAAGATCTTCGTGTGGGTCCTGGAGATGCCGGTGGTGGGCTGGGTCCTGCTCTACATCCTCAAGAAGGACAATCTCATCAACAAG CTTGTCTCCGAAGCCGAGATCCCTGAGCCGCCACTGTTCACCTCGACCCACCGCTGGGAAG ACACCCCGGAGCAGAACGTCTGCCTGACCAAGCCCGGCCTGTCGCCCGCGGAGCGCGTCCGGGAGGCCGTTGACTGCCTCCCCACGCGCCTCGAGTCGCCGCTCGCCGCCGACGTCCCGCCGTCGTCCAGCCTGAAACGCTGGACGATCATGGACTTCTCCAGGGCTTACAGCTCGGGAGAGACCACGCCTGTCCAG GTGGCCAAGAGGTTCCTGGCCGCAGTGAAGGAGTGCTCAGGCCCTACCATGAACATGGCCTTCTTCATCAGCTGTGATCCCGAGGACGTCTTGAAGCAGGCCGAAGAATCCACCCTCAGATACCAGACAG GGACACCGCTGTCAGTGATGGACGGCGTGCTGGTGGCGGTGAAAGACGAGATCGACTGCTTGCCCTACCCCACGACAG GCGGGACGCGGTGGCTGGGGAAGGCGCGGCCGTGCGAGGCGGACGCGGCGTGCGTGGCGCAGCTGCGCGCGTGCGGCGCCGTCCTCGCCGGCAAGACCAACATGCACGAGCTCGGCGCCGGCACCAGCGGCATCAACCCACACCACGG ATCGGCGAGGAACCCGTACAACGTCGGCAAGGTGGCCGGGGGCTCCTCCAGCGGCTCCGCCGCCGTGGTCTGCGCTGGCCTCTGCCCCGTCGCGCTCGGCGTCGACGGAGGAGGCTCTGTCCGGATGCCGGCAGCTCTGTGCGGCGTGGTCGGCTTCAAGCCCACCGCCGGACGCCTCTCCAACGCCGG AGTTCTTCCACTGAATTGGACGGTTGGGATGGCGGGGATCTTGGCAGGGACAGTGGAGGACGCCGTCGTAGCGTCAGtgaccactctctctctctctct TTACTCGGCCATTGTTGATCAGTCCCAACCATCTTACTTGAGG CCTGAGCTGAATCTTCCTATGCTGACGTCGACACCCTCGATTAGCAACGTCAGGCTAGCAAAATATGGAAAG TGGTTTAACGACAGTTCCGAGGACATCAGAACCTGCTGTGACAAAGCTCTTCAGACACTGCGCGCACAATACGGCTGGGAG ACTCTGGATGTGACGGTCCCTGAGATCGAGGAAATGCGGCTCGCACACTACGTGACGATCGGATCAGAATGCACTGCTTCACTTGCAAAGTATCTCGACAAACT GAAGAGGTCTGAGATCGGGTGGGACGTGAGAGTCGCGCTGGGTGTCTACGGGTCATTCAGCAGCAGAGCTTACCTGAACTCACAACGACTCCG GAATCGTCAGATGTTCTTTCACAAAGAGATCTTCAAGACAGCAGATGTCATCGTCTCACCGATGACCGG TGTGACTGCCTACACACTACAAGATGACGCGCTAAGCAGTGGTGAACTCGACTACATAAACGGAG CCGCGTTGATTCGGTACTCGATAGCAGGGAACTTCCTTGGTTTGCCGGCGATAACAGTCATG GTTGGGCAAGATAAGGGCGGGCTGCCCATAGGTCTTCAGTTCATCGGCAGGCCGTGGTCCGAGGCGACTCTGCTCCACATTGCATTTGCAATGCAG GAAGCCTGCAGCAAGAACCACAGGAAACCTGTGGTGTTCTATGATCTCCTCAAAAAAGACTGA